The proteins below come from a single Etheostoma spectabile isolate EspeVRDwgs_2016 chromosome 4, UIUC_Espe_1.0, whole genome shotgun sequence genomic window:
- the LOC116688460 gene encoding uncharacterized protein LOC116688460: MSDNETPMEVDNPQPLTPHDKSAKNKDEVQVSLLMKGLEEVQPQKCVRELQKLLQSWVNIKSNFKRDISVLSVTDNGTKAVINLSPASAVDEFQKLSGQTLTSKCKNHTVTIQSVALTPPEQKTRMSEDASLNFTPSFMSEAQHEQEHLAKLTRAVSTAGEETCTCPVPVDHFWYVNNIYKEEIKRIEKENRVKITAEVNVTFQVDQEDGNSQKALSEFTSLVQKCLIELNGPPISLKNAYEEELKNVLKIAQTKENKLLLTVSSGNMTAWGPTPIQEAIRKSLTPSTNTSPSGGESTWEFLDAPLNVGLSIKDPLVNAGLTMEESSWKLLTTSFNEQVTKIESKFGVNFKESEISPGKVKVIACYNKPGGNISMESHAVRALLHLYQKSVTTPMSCTQHQGATGFTGSMSEGASGGHALNGKSGDSTDTTTGEGATAENDKDEKCPICMEKFTEKKQLKCKHEFCEECLAKSEKAMGPICPVCRDVFGMMKGDQPDGHMKWLFCPLSLPGFSGCGTITIHYEMFSGKQTLKHPNPGEHYTGIRRTAYLPDNAEGNEVLRLLKKAFDQKLIFTVGTSRTSGMDNQVTWNDIHHKTNTTGGPECFGYPDPSYLSRVKEELKAKGIE; the protein is encoded by the exons GATGAAGTTCAAGTCAGTCTCTTAATGAAGGGGTTAGAGGAGGTTCAACCGCAAAAATGTGTAAGAGAACTGCAGAAACTTCTTCAGAGTTGGGTGAACATCAAAAGCAACTTTAAAAGAGACATCTCTGTTTTAAGTGTCACCGATAATGGGACTAAGGCTGTGATAAATCTTTCACCTGCTTCAG cTGTGGATGAGTTTCAGAAACTGAGTGGACAAACACTAACCAGCAAATGCAAGAACCACACAGTCACAATACAGTCTGTTGCGTTGACACCACCAGAGCAGAAGACACGAATGTCAGAGGACGCTTCACTGAACTTCACTCCTTCATTCATGTCAGAGGCACAACAT GAGCAAGAGCACCTGGCAAAGCTGACTAGGGCAGTTTCTACAGCAGGAGAGGAGACATGCACTTGTCCTGTCCCAGTGGACCATTTCTGGTACGTGAACAACATCTACAAGGAAGAAATTAAACGtatagagaaagaaaatagagTTAAAATCACAGCAGAAGTAAATGTGACATTTCAAGTAGACCAGGAAGATGGAAACTCACAAAAAGCTCTCTCTGAGTTCACAAGCCTCGTCCAGAAGTgcttaattgaattaaatggcCCACCTATTTCTCTCAAAAATGCATATGAAGAGGAGTTGAAAAACGTGCTGAAAATCGCccagacaaaagaaaacaagcttTTGCTTACTGTGTCCTCTGGAAATATGACCGCATGGGGACCAACACCAATTCAAGAAGCCATCAGAAAGTCCTTGACTCCATCAACAAATACCAGCCCGTCTGGTGGAGAGTCTACGTGGGAGTTTCTAGACGCACCACTGAACGTTGGCTTGAGCATCAAAGACCCTCTCGTCAATGCTGGACTAACCATGGAGGAGAGCTCCTGGAAGCTGTTGACTACTTCCTTCAATGAGCAAGTGACTAAGATCGAATCTAAGTTTGGTGTAAACTTTAAAGAATCAGAGATCAGTCCAGGCAAAGTCAAAGTCATAGCTTGCTACAACAAACCTGGAGGAAACATCTCAATGGAGAGCCATGCTGTCAGAGCTCTGCTTCATCTGTATCAGAAGAGTGTCACAACACCCATGAGCTGTACCCAACACCAGGGCGCCACTGGGTTCACTGGCTCAATGTCAGAAGGCGCCTCTGGTGGACATGCGTTGAATGGAAAATCAGGAGACAGCACTGACACAACAACAGGGGAGGGAGCAACAGCAGAAAATgacaaagatgaaaaatgtCCTATATGCATGGAGAAATTTACCGAAAAGAAACAGCTCAAGTGTAAACATGAGTTTTGTGAGGAATGCCTGGCCAAGTCAGAGAAAGCCATGGGACCCATCTGTCCTGTATGCAGAGATGTCTTTGGTATGATGAAGGGAGACCAGCCAGATGGACACATGAAATGGCTGTTTTGTCCCTTATCCCTTCCTGGATTCTCAGGCTGCGGCACTATAACCATTCACTATGAGATGTTCAGTGGAAAACAGACG CTAAAGCATCCAAATCCTGGAGAGCATTATACTGGTATAAGAAGAACAGCATATCTGCCAGACAATGCAGAGGGAAACGAAGTGCTGCGCCTGTTGAAGAAAGCGTTTGACCAGAAGCTCATTTTCACTGTTGGAACGTCCAGAACGTCTGGGATGGACAACCAGGTGACCTGGAACGACATTCACCACAAGACCAACACTACAGGAGGACCAGAGTG TTTTGGGTATCCTGATCCTAGCTACCTGAGCAGAGTCAAGGAGGAGCTGAAGGCTAAAGGCATCGAGTGA